In the Ruminococcus sp. OA3 genome, one interval contains:
- a CDS encoding MFS transporter, with amino-acid sequence MKQRLFNGNFTFLILGQVCSLFGNYILKFAMSMYVLETTGSAAVFAGILAVATIPTILLSPLGGILADRANRRNIMVALDLLSGLSVLCAVLLFSEHSGITIIGVLLVVLSVLGAFESPTVQACVPQMQTGDNIIKGNAVVNQVAAVAGLFAPILGSVLYVAFGMRPVMIACILCFFITAFFECFIRLEKIPCDSGGSVLSIIKNDFLVSMRFICREQTKILKLLILSAIISFFVIGTAMVGLPYIVRTVLGLNAEYYGAAESALGFAAIAGSIAAGVLTGKLKSGKLSRVLLLLGGFVVMAGMVFLFPVNAVIKYAVNIIAFCGVQAAVCIFSIFALSMIQQKTPDHLIGKVMAYVSAVTMCAQPLGQTVYGLLFDGFGNAVYVVLIPTGAVICVIGATAAGFLKTLKV; translated from the coding sequence ATGAAACAAAGGTTATTTAATGGGAATTTTACATTTTTGATTCTGGGACAGGTGTGTTCCCTGTTTGGTAATTACATTTTGAAATTTGCGATGTCCATGTATGTGCTCGAGACAACAGGATCAGCGGCTGTTTTTGCAGGCATTCTGGCCGTGGCAACGATACCGACAATACTGCTGTCACCACTGGGAGGAATTCTTGCAGACAGAGCAAACAGAAGAAATATCATGGTTGCACTCGATTTACTGTCGGGGCTGTCGGTTTTGTGTGCCGTCTTACTGTTTTCTGAGCATAGCGGTATCACGATAATCGGAGTACTGCTGGTTGTACTTTCCGTACTGGGTGCATTTGAGTCACCGACTGTACAGGCGTGTGTTCCTCAGATGCAGACAGGAGATAATATTATCAAAGGAAATGCAGTCGTCAATCAGGTGGCTGCTGTTGCGGGGCTGTTTGCTCCTATACTGGGCAGTGTGCTCTACGTTGCTTTCGGAATGAGGCCTGTCATGATAGCCTGTATTCTGTGCTTCTTTATCACGGCTTTTTTTGAATGCTTCATCAGACTGGAAAAGATACCGTGTGACAGCGGCGGAAGTGTCCTGTCCATTATAAAAAATGATTTTCTGGTAAGCATGCGGTTTATTTGCAGGGAGCAGACAAAGATATTGAAGCTGCTGATTTTAAGCGCGATTATCAGTTTCTTTGTCATAGGAACCGCTATGGTGGGTCTGCCTTACATTGTGCGCACTGTTCTTGGACTGAATGCAGAGTATTACGGTGCGGCTGAAAGTGCACTGGGATTTGCGGCTATTGCCGGAAGTATTGCTGCCGGAGTGCTGACAGGTAAACTTAAGAGTGGAAAACTTTCCCGGGTTCTGTTGCTTCTCGGAGGATTTGTTGTAATGGCAGGGATGGTTTTTCTTTTTCCGGTGAACGCAGTCATTAAGTATGCAGTGAACATTATCGCATTTTGTGGTGTGCAGGCTGCGGTGTGTATCTTTTCCATATTTGCCCTTTCGATGATTCAGCAGAAAACACCGGATCATCTGATCGGGAAGGTGATGGCATATGTATCCGCTGTCACGATGTGCGCGCAGCCTTTGGGGCAGACGGTTTACGGTCTGCTGTTTGACGGTTTTGGCAATGCGGTTTACGTCGTCCTGATCCCGACAGGAGCGGTTATCTGTGTAATTGGGGCAACGGCTGCAGGATTCTTAAAAACGCTTAAGGTTTAG
- a CDS encoding C40 family peptidase: protein MRKKIVCVFLGLVMMLSQTMTVLATTEDQLRQEKNQAESQLSETNSVINSLSERQTQIQSEINAMDADMVDLMIQIDAAKTDIANTEAEISNTETDITNKKAEIEQTKKDLQDAEDDRDKQYENMKKRIQYIYENGGDAAWVKMIFEAEDFSKVLNRADYAQSLHDYDRDQLEQYVAVVNQVTELKKNLEAQKAELEDQKAALETQKASLESQKADLEGQQADLQARIDEKQAASSDYESQIATARQQAAEISDLIAQQEAELNRLAEERRRAEEEAARQAAAEEARRQAAAEEAQRQQQSSEDESSSGSEADSNNGNDSDNTSDSNANDSEDTGSNTDSDSGSSDNYEASGDSSADSGSSSSSSSDSEESHEEDNEPSYSAGSSSGSAIVAYADQFVGNPYVWGGNSLTNGIDCSHFVWQVLKNCGVYSGGYTTSGGWRSLGQPVGSLSEARAGDVICYSGHVAIYDGNGGIVEAKGSQWGITHDRSADCKTILAIRRFT from the coding sequence ATGAGAAAAAAAATAGTATGCGTATTCCTTGGTCTTGTTATGATGTTGTCTCAGACTATGACGGTTCTGGCTACAACGGAAGACCAGCTAAGGCAGGAAAAGAACCAGGCGGAAAGCCAGTTGAGCGAAACGAATTCAGTCATTAACAGCCTGTCTGAGAGACAGACACAGATCCAGTCGGAAATCAATGCAATGGATGCAGACATGGTCGATCTGATGATACAGATCGATGCGGCAAAAACCGACATTGCGAATACAGAAGCGGAAATTTCGAATACCGAAACTGATATAACAAATAAAAAAGCAGAGATCGAACAGACGAAAAAAGATTTACAGGATGCAGAGGATGACCGCGACAAACAGTATGAGAATATGAAAAAACGTATCCAGTACATATATGAAAACGGCGGTGACGCGGCCTGGGTCAAGATGATCTTTGAGGCTGAGGATTTTTCAAAAGTATTGAACCGTGCAGACTATGCACAGAGTCTGCATGATTATGACCGCGATCAGCTGGAGCAGTATGTAGCGGTTGTAAACCAGGTTACTGAGTTAAAGAAAAACCTGGAAGCGCAGAAAGCAGAACTGGAAGATCAGAAAGCAGCACTGGAAACACAGAAGGCATCTCTGGAGAGCCAGAAAGCTGATCTGGAAGGCCAGCAGGCAGACCTGCAGGCGCGAATCGATGAGAAACAAGCGGCAAGCAGTGATTACGAGAGCCAGATTGCAACTGCACGTCAGCAGGCAGCTGAAATCAGTGATCTGATCGCACAGCAGGAGGCTGAGCTTAACCGCCTCGCTGAAGAGAGAAGGCGTGCAGAGGAAGAAGCAGCCAGACAGGCAGCAGCGGAAGAGGCAAGACGTCAGGCAGCGGCTGAAGAAGCCCAGAGACAGCAGCAGTCATCTGAGGATGAATCTTCTTCAGGTTCTGAGGCGGATTCAAATAATGGAAATGATTCAGACAATACATCTGACAGCAATGCGAATGACAGTGAAGATACCGGAAGCAATACGGATTCCGACAGCGGTTCTTCCGATAACTATGAAGCTTCAGGTGATAGCAGCGCTGATTCAGGAAGTTCCTCATCTTCTTCCAGTGATTCCGAAGAATCCCATGAGGAAGACAATGAGCCCAGCTATTCTGCGGGCAGCTCTTCGGGCAGCGCTATCGTAGCCTATGCTGACCAGTTTGTGGGAAATCCATATGTGTGGGGCGGCAACTCACTGACCAACGGGATCGACTGTTCTCATTTCGTATGGCAGGTCCTGAAGAACTGTGGTGTTTACAGCGGCGGATATACCACATCAGGAGGCTGGAGAAGCCTCGGACAGCCTGTAGGAAGTTTGTCTGAAGCAAGAGCCGGCGATGTCATCTGTTATTCTGGTCACGTAGCGATCTATGACGGTAACGGCGGGATCGTAGAGGCGAAGGGCAGCCAGTGGGGTATCACACACGACAGAAGTGCGGACTGCAAGACGATTCTTGCGATCAGAAGATTTACATAA
- a CDS encoding AraC family transcriptional regulator — protein sequence MNKKHREKAAYFDKGLVSKKGVYFHTPSDFAKQNLFCLAWGGEFVCDASYEINRQKKEQFFDNYLIFRILEGSLNFEYENSRFTAFPGDIIYLDSNIPNHYWASGKVRFQYFHFNGPLAKSFYELLHTQQGICFTGKSESAFLFNSILKEMAQPNASDQKLSLLMYNLIAGLAIPSSKYANENILRAQQYINDNFYKPITVDDIADYASLSRYHFSRIFKKDTGFSPHQYLINVRLRHARELLSSDSASLDTIAMTCGFSSTSHFISVFKKETGVTPVMFKKFFDMSGFS from the coding sequence ATGAATAAAAAACACAGAGAAAAAGCCGCCTATTTTGATAAGGGGCTGGTCTCCAAAAAAGGCGTATATTTTCACACCCCGTCAGATTTTGCAAAGCAAAATCTTTTCTGCCTTGCGTGGGGAGGAGAATTTGTATGTGATGCATCTTATGAGATTAACCGGCAGAAAAAAGAACAGTTTTTTGATAATTATCTTATTTTCCGTATTCTGGAGGGGAGTCTGAACTTTGAATATGAGAACTCCAGATTCACCGCATTCCCGGGGGACATCATTTACCTGGATTCAAATATTCCCAACCATTACTGGGCTTCCGGCAAAGTGCGGTTTCAGTATTTTCATTTTAACGGTCCACTGGCAAAATCCTTCTATGAACTGCTGCACACACAGCAGGGTATCTGTTTTACAGGCAAATCTGAGTCGGCGTTTCTATTTAACAGCATATTAAAGGAGATGGCCCAGCCAAATGCAAGCGATCAAAAACTGTCCCTGTTGATGTATAATCTGATTGCCGGACTTGCTATTCCAAGTTCAAAATACGCTAACGAAAATATACTGCGAGCCCAGCAATATATTAATGACAATTTTTACAAACCGATCACTGTTGATGACATTGCCGATTATGCCAGCCTGAGCCGATACCATTTTTCACGGATTTTTAAAAAAGATACTGGTTTCAGCCCTCACCAGTACCTGATCAATGTTCGATTACGGCATGCGCGGGAGCTCCTAAGCTCAGACTCTGCTTCTCTCGATACAATAGCCATGACGTGTGGATTTTCAAGCACCTCGCATTTTATCTCGGTTTTCAAAAAAGAAACCGGCGTAACGCCGGTTATGTTTAAAAAGTTCTTTGATATGAGCGGATTTTCCTGA
- a CDS encoding uroporphyrinogen decarboxylase family protein yields the protein MTSRERVKTSFAHKQPDKMAVDFGGFCCSQINALVVGELRKYYGLKEEPVKILDMATMTGIIEPDLADIMMSDVQMLDPRYDAFGHTNDNWKEWSYQGETILIPGDCELSDDGNGGYYVYPCGDTSVKPSGHMPENGFYFDNIMRTEEFDEEDADPLDNAEDCQVVSDETISYYKGVIEKYKGSNKAVTIAPAYFALGDAANIPGPNIKDPKGIRSLSEWYMAPLLYPDYVHAVFEEQVNRSIKSFEKCYDAFGNDIDVMYICGTDFGTQRGPFVNPDVFKEFYLPYYKKMNGWIHEHTEWKTLKHSCGGIFPILPLLIESGFDAVNPVQCSAAGMDPQALKDTYGKDILFWGGGVDTQQILPFGTPKQVKEQVKERCEIFSKDGGYIFNTIHIIQAKTPVENIAAMLDTVREFNGD from the coding sequence ATGACATCAAGAGAACGTGTAAAGACATCATTTGCTCATAAGCAGCCGGATAAAATGGCTGTTGACTTCGGAGGGTTTTGCTGCTCGCAGATCAATGCACTTGTGGTAGGGGAATTGAGAAAATACTACGGATTAAAAGAAGAGCCGGTAAAAATCCTGGATATGGCTACCATGACCGGAATTATTGAACCGGACCTTGCGGATATCATGATGAGTGATGTGCAGATGCTGGATCCAAGATATGATGCGTTCGGCCATACGAACGATAACTGGAAGGAGTGGTCCTATCAGGGAGAAACCATACTGATACCCGGGGACTGCGAACTGTCTGATGACGGAAACGGCGGATACTACGTTTACCCGTGCGGAGATACTTCTGTGAAACCGAGCGGACATATGCCGGAAAATGGTTTTTACTTTGACAATATCATGAGAACGGAAGAATTTGACGAGGAGGATGCGGATCCTCTCGACAACGCCGAGGACTGCCAGGTGGTATCGGATGAAACCATCTCGTACTATAAAGGAGTGATTGAAAAGTATAAGGGCAGCAATAAGGCAGTTACCATTGCTCCGGCATATTTTGCTCTGGGCGATGCCGCCAATATTCCGGGCCCGAATATCAAAGATCCAAAGGGTATCCGCAGTCTATCGGAATGGTACATGGCGCCGCTGTTATACCCGGATTATGTGCACGCGGTGTTTGAAGAACAGGTAAACCGTTCCATCAAAAGCTTTGAAAAATGTTATGACGCATTTGGAAATGATATCGACGTGATGTACATATGTGGGACGGACTTTGGAACACAGAGAGGACCGTTTGTAAACCCGGATGTATTCAAAGAGTTTTACCTTCCGTATTACAAAAAAATGAACGGATGGATTCACGAGCATACGGAATGGAAGACTCTGAAACACAGCTGCGGCGGTATCTTCCCGATACTCCCGCTGCTGATCGAAAGCGGCTTTGATGCAGTCAATCCGGTTCAGTGCTCCGCAGCGGGGATGGATCCGCAGGCATTAAAGGACACCTACGGCAAAGATATCCTCTTCTGGGGCGGCGGTGTTGATACCCAGCAGATTCTGCCGTTTGGGACACCTAAACAAGTGAAGGAGCAGGTGAAAGAACGGTGTGAGATATTTTCAAAAGACGGAGGCTACATCTTTAATACGATCCATATTATACAGGCGAAAACACCGGTGGAGAATATAGCAGCCATGCTGGATACTGTGAGAGAGTTTAATGGCGACTGA
- a CDS encoding sugar ABC transporter ATP-binding protein, with product MGESRGECILEMRDITVEFPGVLALNKARFDARRGEVHVLLGENGAGKSTIMKVLAGVNTKYTGSVTLKGEDIVCASIDEQRARGVSIIFQEMNLLKNLTVAENIFMGRQPRTKSGNVDWRTMNRTARDLLDSINADISEKTLVSKLSVGQMQLVEIAKALSFESDIIIMDEPTSALTEKEVDSLFEIISTLKKQKKAIVYISHRLEEIMKIGDRVTIFRDGEYINTLNVKEITIDEMVTQMVGREMTDYYPKVEVNPGDVLLEAKNIVQGRILKNVSFQARAGQITGFYGLMGAGRTELMRAVFGADPFDSGEVLIKGKKQNIKSCEEAKKCGIALLTEDRKNQGLILEFDLNTNISLANLDTTMGKFGIDAKKETENNQKLTESIRVKTPSLRQKAKNLSGGNQQKVVICKWLNTNSDIIIFDEPTRGIDVGAKVEIYRIMNELKKSGKAVIVVSSELTECMGISDRIYIMHEGEMTGVLEPSDMEGLTEDTVIKYATGANKQQEEM from the coding sequence ATGGGAGAAAGCAGAGGAGAATGTATTCTTGAGATGCGGGATATTACCGTAGAATTTCCGGGGGTACTTGCACTCAACAAAGCCAGATTTGATGCCCGGCGCGGTGAAGTACATGTACTTCTGGGTGAGAATGGAGCCGGTAAATCAACGATTATGAAGGTTTTGGCTGGTGTTAATACAAAGTATACCGGATCCGTGACGCTCAAAGGAGAAGACATCGTATGTGCGAGCATCGATGAACAGCGTGCGCGCGGAGTCAGCATCATTTTTCAGGAAATGAACCTGTTAAAGAACCTGACGGTTGCGGAAAATATCTTCATGGGAAGACAGCCGAGAACAAAATCGGGAAATGTTGACTGGCGTACGATGAACCGGACGGCCAGAGACCTGTTGGATTCGATCAACGCAGACATATCGGAAAAAACTCTGGTGTCGAAACTAAGTGTAGGACAGATGCAGCTGGTAGAGATCGCAAAGGCGTTATCTTTCGAGTCAGACATTATTATCATGGATGAGCCGACGTCGGCACTGACGGAAAAAGAAGTGGACTCACTGTTTGAGATCATAAGTACGTTGAAAAAGCAGAAAAAGGCGATTGTGTATATATCTCACAGGCTGGAAGAAATCATGAAAATCGGTGATCGAGTGACCATATTCAGGGATGGAGAGTATATCAATACCCTGAATGTAAAAGAAATCACGATTGACGAGATGGTCACTCAGATGGTCGGAAGGGAAATGACAGATTACTACCCAAAAGTTGAGGTGAATCCTGGAGATGTGCTGTTGGAGGCAAAAAATATTGTTCAGGGCAGGATATTAAAAAATGTATCTTTCCAGGCGCGTGCAGGTCAGATTACCGGATTTTACGGTCTGATGGGCGCCGGTCGTACAGAATTAATGCGTGCTGTGTTTGGCGCTGATCCGTTTGACAGTGGAGAAGTACTGATCAAAGGTAAGAAACAAAATATCAAAAGCTGTGAAGAGGCTAAAAAATGTGGAATTGCACTGTTGACCGAAGACCGAAAAAACCAGGGATTAATTCTGGAGTTTGATCTTAACACAAATATTTCACTCGCGAACCTGGACACAACCATGGGAAAATTTGGCATTGATGCAAAAAAAGAGACGGAAAACAACCAAAAACTCACGGAATCTATTCGGGTAAAAACGCCGAGTCTGAGACAAAAGGCCAAGAACCTGAGCGGAGGTAACCAGCAGAAAGTGGTTATCTGTAAATGGCTGAATACGAACTCTGATATTATCATATTTGATGAACCGACCCGTGGCATTGACGTGGGTGCCAAGGTGGAAATCTACCGCATTATGAATGAATTAAAGAAGTCCGGTAAGGCAGTTATAGTGGTATCTTCGGAGCTGACGGAGTGTATGGGAATCAGCGACAGAATCTATATTATGCATGAAGGTGAGATGACAGGTGTGCTGGAGCCGTCGGATATGGAAGGTCTGACAGAGGATACTGTGATCAAGTACGCAACCGGTGCGAATAAACAACAGGAGGAGATGTGA
- a CDS encoding ABC transporter permease — translation MKGKKIDLSNMTTLLVLLVLCVLLAIMSPVFLTGGNLINIMQQITVNGVLAVGISIVIFTGGIDISVGSILALVGIVMGKLMVDMGISPLIAMPVGILVGAACGTFNGLMIAKYKLQPMIATLGMMSMARGAALTIANGKTITGYSTGFRWIGSGMIPGTKIPVQIVFMLILYAVVFYLMKYRKFGRYIYAIGGNEEATRLSGINVTKYKMLAYTVSGITCALASIILVSKLNSAQSSAGEGYEMDAIASAVIGGASLTGGFGSIWGTLMGAVIIGVIRNGLNLLNVSSYLQQLILGAIIIAAVLFDSYKNRKK, via the coding sequence ATGAAGGGGAAAAAGATTGATTTAAGTAATATGACGACGCTGTTGGTACTGTTGGTATTGTGTGTCTTACTGGCAATAATGTCTCCTGTGTTTCTGACCGGCGGGAACCTGATTAATATCATGCAGCAGATCACTGTTAATGGAGTTCTTGCAGTTGGTATTTCCATTGTAATCTTTACCGGTGGGATTGATATATCAGTAGGCTCTATTCTTGCGCTGGTAGGTATTGTTATGGGTAAGCTTATGGTAGACATGGGGATCAGCCCACTGATTGCAATGCCGGTCGGTATCCTGGTTGGCGCTGCATGCGGAACCTTTAACGGACTGATGATCGCAAAATATAAACTGCAGCCTATGATTGCCACGCTCGGTATGATGAGTATGGCACGCGGTGCCGCCCTTACGATTGCAAATGGAAAAACAATCACAGGGTACAGCACGGGATTCCGCTGGATTGGTTCAGGCATGATTCCCGGAACAAAGATTCCAGTCCAGATCGTTTTCATGCTGATCCTCTATGCGGTTGTGTTTTATCTTATGAAGTACCGTAAGTTTGGCCGCTATATCTATGCGATCGGCGGAAATGAAGAGGCAACAAGGCTTTCCGGTATCAACGTGACAAAGTATAAAATGCTTGCCTACACGGTAAGTGGCATTACGTGTGCATTGGCTTCCATTATTCTGGTTTCAAAACTGAATTCCGCGCAGTCAAGTGCCGGAGAAGGTTACGAAATGGATGCAATCGCTTCCGCGGTTATCGGCGGTGCCAGCCTGACGGGTGGATTTGGAAGTATCTGGGGAACTTTGATGGGTGCAGTGATCATCGGTGTGATCCGCAATGGACTGAATCTTTTGAATGTATCTTCGTATTTACAGCAGCTGATTCTGGGTGCAATCATTATTGCAGCAGTATTGTTTGACTCTTATAAAAACCGTAAGAAATAA
- a CDS encoding sugar ABC transporter substrate-binding protein, which produces MKKKVVSILMAAAMVLSLAACKGQSDQAKTEETAKTEDAKSKDSGDVKIAYIVKAMSDQFWIDMKEGADKAAEELGVVVDFQAPEKETDVEVQIQYVENAITSGYDAIVLSAADSKALNPSIVKANDAKIPVILVNDTIDMEALEADGGKVATYVGIDQYEAAALAGSYAVENVKSGKVALLEGIAGVDALDQRLAGFKDKIEESGDFEIVASQTANCDRNEAFNVVQNILTSNPDVNVIWAVNAEMGQGAIQAIEQSGKSGISVFDFDASDDDMETIENGTLVGSVAQYPDLQAKAAIQACLDVLDGKTLEEHTVTKAELITKDNI; this is translated from the coding sequence ATGAAGAAGAAGGTAGTTTCAATCTTAATGGCGGCAGCAATGGTATTGTCACTCGCAGCGTGCAAAGGACAGAGTGACCAGGCGAAAACAGAAGAGACAGCGAAAACAGAAGATGCAAAATCAAAAGATTCCGGTGACGTGAAGATTGCCTATATCGTTAAGGCGATGAGTGACCAGTTCTGGATCGATATGAAAGAAGGCGCAGACAAAGCCGCAGAGGAACTTGGCGTTGTTGTAGATTTCCAGGCTCCGGAAAAAGAGACAGATGTAGAGGTTCAGATTCAATATGTAGAGAATGCGATCACCAGCGGTTATGATGCGATTGTTTTATCAGCAGCAGATTCTAAAGCGCTGAATCCATCGATCGTTAAAGCAAATGACGCCAAAATTCCTGTCATACTGGTGAATGACACCATTGATATGGAGGCGTTGGAAGCAGACGGCGGAAAAGTTGCAACATACGTAGGAATTGACCAATACGAGGCAGCTGCACTGGCGGGAAGCTATGCAGTTGAAAATGTGAAAAGCGGTAAAGTCGCGCTGTTGGAAGGAATTGCAGGTGTTGACGCTTTGGATCAGAGACTGGCAGGATTTAAGGATAAAATCGAAGAGTCCGGAGACTTTGAGATCGTTGCATCTCAGACTGCAAACTGTGACAGGAATGAAGCGTTCAATGTTGTTCAGAACATCCTTACATCGAACCCGGATGTGAATGTCATCTGGGCGGTCAATGCAGAGATGGGGCAGGGAGCAATCCAGGCGATTGAACAGTCCGGAAAATCTGGAATCTCCGTATTCGACTTTGATGCATCTGATGATGATATGGAAACAATTGAGAATGGGACTCTGGTAGGTTCCGTGGCTCAGTACCCTGACCTGCAGGCAAAAGCTGCAATCCAGGCATGCCTGGACGTATTGGATGGAAAAACATTAGAGGAGCATACAGTTACAAAGGCAGAACTGATCACAAAAGATAATATATAA
- a CDS encoding AraC family transcriptional regulator translates to MKSIDPGVLSQSTCFSFTPSAIAEKLYFYIPWCGHYFCTAKYFMERDYYFALLVVYVCQGCLHVQYRNHSYNAVKGDVVLLDCREPHYYHAADGLEFVYMHFDGSNSHEICQHLLQVRGPLIRGSNNILIYNLIYNTVKFYENGEIEHMIDTSMRVYKLIRYLHENAAYEPHSETPVEKTIHYIRDHIDKKISLKNLAEVANSSEYYFTRYFKSQTGYTPIEYATMAKLDHAKVLLIRTDMTIREITASVGYHNSNGFTNLFKDKIGCSPQMFRKLMR, encoded by the coding sequence ATGAAAAGCATTGACCCCGGTGTTTTATCTCAATCAACTTGTTTTTCCTTTACCCCGTCAGCAATTGCTGAAAAATTATATTTTTATATTCCCTGGTGTGGTCATTATTTCTGCACCGCAAAGTACTTTATGGAACGGGATTACTATTTTGCTTTGCTCGTTGTCTACGTATGCCAGGGATGTCTTCACGTCCAGTATCGAAATCACTCTTATAATGCCGTGAAAGGCGATGTTGTCCTCCTGGACTGCCGGGAGCCTCATTATTATCATGCGGCAGATGGATTAGAATTTGTATATATGCACTTTGACGGCTCCAATTCTCATGAAATCTGCCAGCATCTGCTTCAGGTCAGAGGACCTCTTATCCGTGGTTCCAACAATATATTGATTTACAATCTTATTTACAATACTGTAAAATTTTATGAAAATGGTGAAATAGAGCATATGATCGACACCTCCATGCGTGTTTACAAATTGATCCGATATCTGCACGAAAACGCTGCATACGAACCGCATAGTGAGACGCCGGTCGAAAAGACAATTCATTATATTCGAGATCATATTGACAAAAAGATATCTTTGAAGAATTTAGCTGAAGTCGCTAATTCAAGTGAATATTACTTTACCAGATATTTCAAATCACAGACTGGCTATACGCCAATAGAATACGCCACCATGGCAAAGCTTGACCACGCAAAGGTTTTATTAATACGCACTGATATGACCATCCGTGAAATCACAGCCAGCGTAGGCTACCACAATAGTAATGGCTTTACGAATCTTTTTAAAGATAAAATCGGCTGTTCTCCGCAGATGTTTCGGAAGTTAATGCGTTGA
- a CDS encoding sugar ABC transporter substrate-binding protein, producing MEYVTYIGTDNYQGGVVGGEFINEKYPDGAKICILSGTVGNPAGDARIDGFVEAISANPKLEVVSNQPTDWSRDQGYSVMQNVLTANPDIDAVYCAADLIALGAAEEGSCVIGSVAQFPADMSKEAIDACITVLEGGTVEHEINTDVKVLPEQ from the coding sequence GTGGAATATGTGACGTACATAGGCACGGATAATTACCAGGGTGGTGTTGTAGGCGGTGAGTTCATCAATGAAAAATACCCGGACGGCGCAAAAATCTGCATATTGAGCGGAACCGTCGGAAACCCCGCAGGGGATGCGCGTATTGACGGCTTTGTGGAGGCGATTTCTGCAAATCCAAAGCTGGAAGTGGTATCCAATCAGCCGACTGACTGGTCAAGAGATCAGGGGTACAGCGTCATGCAGAATGTATTGACTGCAAATCCGGATATTGACGCGGTATACTGTGCGGCAGACCTTATAGCGTTAGGTGCAGCGGAAGAAGGCTCCTGTGTGATCGGTTCTGTGGCACAGTTTCCGGCAGATATGTCCAAAGAGGCAATTGATGCCTGCATTACCGTTCTGGAAGGCGGAACCGTGGAGCATGAAATCAACACGGATGTAAAAGTTTTGCCGGAACAGTAA
- a CDS encoding uroporphyrinogen decarboxylase family protein, giving the protein MTRSQLVLDVISKKNTSYLPSQCTFAARAKKMEVAEALGLNEEEVDVYLGNHIKFTGVLDDIVQLDKLDPHRMQVAYDAGRYIHIPEEEGFIYDLWGMKYNINDGGYFNYCHPLRGCDEDESLIYNYKAPELSDMDLQFKIAEEDLKKYGDDFLVELSGYNGIWEKAYQLTEIENFMYLLAVEPEKACYLMDVICDYKVEVAKETVKRGFSIGHYGDDLGTQISTFVSEDMFVNYFLPRIKRVFRVFKDAGLPVQMHSCGKITPFIPHLIDAGLDVLEPVQNCMDFQFLKNEYGKDLTFYGGVDTQDLLTFRTPGEVFEETLKVIDVLGKGGGLIIAPSQEVMNNVPVENVLAFMRAVKKARGEES; this is encoded by the coding sequence ATGACGAGATCGCAATTAGTACTGGACGTAATCAGTAAAAAGAACACTTCTTATCTTCCGAGTCAGTGTACGTTTGCAGCGAGGGCAAAAAAGATGGAAGTGGCCGAAGCGCTGGGACTTAATGAAGAAGAGGTAGATGTCTATCTGGGAAATCACATCAAGTTTACAGGTGTATTGGATGATATTGTCCAGCTTGATAAACTGGACCCGCATCGTATGCAGGTGGCGTATGACGCAGGCCGCTATATTCATATACCAGAGGAGGAAGGATTTATCTACGATCTCTGGGGGATGAAATATAATATAAATGACGGGGGATATTTTAATTATTGCCATCCGCTAAGAGGATGTGACGAAGATGAATCGCTGATCTACAATTACAAGGCGCCTGAGCTTTCAGATATGGATCTGCAGTTTAAAATTGCGGAGGAGGACCTGAAGAAATACGGCGATGATTTCCTCGTTGAACTCAGCGGTTACAATGGAATCTGGGAGAAAGCATATCAGTTGACTGAAATTGAAAATTTCATGTATCTGCTGGCGGTAGAACCGGAAAAGGCATGTTATCTGATGGATGTGATCTGCGATTATAAGGTGGAAGTGGCAAAAGAAACGGTTAAGAGAGGCTTTTCGATTGGACATTACGGCGACGATCTGGGAACACAGATCAGTACATTCGTCTCGGAAGACATGTTCGTGAATTATTTTCTGCCAAGGATCAAAAGAGTATTCCGTGTGTTTAAAGATGCCGGGTTACCGGTCCAGATGCATTCCTGCGGCAAGATTACGCCGTTTATTCCACATCTGATCGATGCCGGTCTGGACGTTCTCGAACCGGTTCAAAATTGTATGGATTTTCAGTTCCTGAAGAACGAATACGGTAAAGACCTGACGTTCTACGGCGGAGTGGATACTCAGGATCTGCTCACCTTCCGTACTCCCGGGGAGGTATTTGAAGAAACATTAAAAGTGATCGATGTTCTCGGAAAAGGCGGCGGACTGATCATTGCGCCTTCCCAGGAGGTTATGAACAATGTACCGGTGGAAAATGTACTGGCATTTATGCGTGCGGTGAAGAAGGCGAGAGGAGAGGAATCTTAG